Proteins encoded in a region of the Psychromicrobium lacuslunae genome:
- a CDS encoding solute symporter family protein → MIASMQSSSWINILIFALFVAITLVIVFRASRNNKTAADYYAAGRSFSGSQNGTAIAGDYLSAASFLGITGAIAVNGYDGFLYSIGFLVAWLVALLLVAELLRNTGKFTMADVLSFRLKQRPVRIAAAISTLAVCFFYLLAQMNGAGALVSLLLGIGDKTGQALVITVVGALMIVYVLIGGMKGTTWVQIIKAALLIAGAAVMTIWVLSLHGFNLSGLMDAAVAKAGAGGETLLNPGKEYGVSSTSQLNFVSLGLALVLGTAALPHVLMRFYTVPTAKEARKSVVWSIWLIGIFYLFTLVLGYGAAALIGPKDIAAAPGGVNSAAPLLAFALGGPVLLGFIAAVAFATILAVVAGLTITAAASFSHDIYASVLKKGKPEPGSEVKVARWTVIVIGIVAIIGGIGTNGQNVAFLVALAFAVAASANLPTILYSLFWKRFTTRGALWSIYGGLITAIVLIVFSPVVSGNAKAMFPAANFAWFPLSNPGIVSIPLAFLLGWLATIFDRRQEDPVKQAEMEVRSLTGLGAEKATEH, encoded by the coding sequence ATGATCGCTTCAATGCAGAGCAGTTCCTGGATCAATATTCTGATCTTCGCGCTTTTCGTCGCGATCACCCTGGTCATCGTCTTCCGCGCTAGCCGGAACAATAAGACTGCAGCAGATTATTATGCCGCTGGTCGCTCCTTCAGCGGTTCGCAGAATGGCACGGCGATTGCCGGAGATTATCTATCGGCCGCGTCCTTCTTAGGCATTACCGGTGCGATCGCGGTGAATGGTTATGACGGCTTTTTGTATTCAATTGGGTTCCTGGTCGCCTGGTTGGTTGCCCTCTTGCTGGTTGCGGAACTGCTGCGTAATACCGGCAAGTTCACGATGGCTGATGTGCTGTCGTTCCGGCTGAAACAGCGACCCGTGCGGATAGCCGCCGCGATCTCGACCCTGGCGGTCTGCTTCTTCTACCTCTTGGCGCAAATGAACGGTGCGGGCGCCTTGGTTTCGCTTTTGCTGGGCATTGGCGATAAGACCGGGCAAGCACTCGTGATCACCGTGGTCGGTGCCCTGATGATCGTTTATGTCTTGATTGGTGGCATGAAAGGCACTACCTGGGTGCAGATCATTAAGGCTGCTTTGCTGATCGCAGGCGCCGCGGTGATGACCATCTGGGTGCTCTCGCTTCATGGTTTCAACCTTTCCGGGCTGATGGACGCGGCCGTCGCGAAAGCCGGTGCAGGCGGGGAAACCCTGCTTAACCCCGGGAAAGAGTACGGCGTCTCCAGCACAAGCCAACTTAACTTCGTCTCGCTCGGTCTGGCCCTGGTGCTTGGGACCGCCGCCTTGCCGCACGTGTTAATGCGCTTCTACACCGTGCCAACCGCCAAAGAGGCGCGCAAATCAGTGGTCTGGTCGATCTGGCTGATCGGCATCTTCTATCTTTTCACCCTGGTCTTGGGTTATGGGGCTGCAGCTTTGATCGGTCCGAAGGATATTGCGGCGGCTCCTGGCGGGGTGAACTCGGCCGCACCGCTGCTGGCCTTCGCGCTCGGCGGACCGGTATTGCTCGGTTTCATTGCCGCCGTTGCCTTTGCCACCATCCTGGCGGTGGTGGCCGGTCTGACCATCACCGCAGCTGCCTCATTCTCACACGATATCTATGCTTCGGTGCTGAAGAAAGGCAAACCGGAACCCGGCAGCGAGGTGAAAGTGGCCCGCTGGACGGTGATCGTAATCGGCATCGTGGCGATTATTGGTGGCATCGGCACCAACGGGCAGAATGTTGCCTTCCTGGTTGCACTGGCCTTTGCGGTAGCGGCTAGCGCTAACCTGCCGACCATTCTGTACTCACTGTTCTGGAAGCGCTTCACCACTCGCGGAGCGCTCTGGAGTATTTACGGCGGGCTGATCACGGCGATCGTCTTGATCGTATTTTCCCCGGTGGTTTCGGGTAATGCCAAGGCAATGTTCCCAGCTGCCAATTTCGCCTGGTTCCCGCTGTCGAATCCGGGTATTGTTTCGATTCCCCTGGCCTTCCTGTTGGGATGGTTGGCCACTATCTTCGACCGAAGGCAGGAGGATCCGGTCAAGCAAGCGGAGATGGAGGTCCGATCGTTGACTGGACTAGGGGCCGAGAAAGCAACTGAACACTGA